From the genome of Saccopteryx bilineata isolate mSacBil1 chromosome 6, mSacBil1_pri_phased_curated, whole genome shotgun sequence, one region includes:
- the FAAP100 gene encoding Fanconi anemia core complex-associated protein 100 isoform X4: MAGLAPRVDYLTGFSCPVAGPAGGKPHVLCLGAEIFLSTGRELVYVYDLEGRQLTAVYRLPAPVWHLEVLALRRVLYILCAQRGIYCLSLDQASRSVNQSDRDDEDSEPPVVIPVDPDTCVLPDATLCAFTVLDHVLITLAQGPTLWKMQLFECPCPGEDPRPPCQIGEVELSTYTPPAGSPQKPTVPCFLPVLYSVSPPPGSRYPHSHLQCPRGFMLERALFGLLFGTDASILESPVILCGLPDGQLCSVVLKTLVTSRLAPGGPNALVRILHHLEEPVIFIGTLRTEPLAEDIEDAYSDCLVALGHHGRTLAVKASWDEAGNLVPELREYCLPGPVLCATCGRDGRVYHTTPSNLCVVDLAQGGTSQDPAQPDSPGGLPSLLCPASLSVCSIITLSLLARSPEGSTELLALSAKGRLMTCSLDLNSETPRPTTVIMANMGQKIKDLLCGIGTISERVSSLKKSVDQRNRALSCLNEAMNVSCALLSGREGLQPISCTTTTSWSRRELQDVLTATCRLENNSFRLDQGWALCIQVLPHTYTSDPDLVGLAVTYTIPVDQLGPGGQQEVTLPLGPDEDSMLNLPVTVSCALFHSLRKVVGGALVPSDSYKDPSLDGCTLDVLPEQEGICLPLSEYTVDMLQGLRFPGLAESHTQSPGSFHSVSDPLNTFLDTCHRPGSDPSGPDSLWAKYRPPSVAAIRVSADLLRAALSDSYSGMSLCCATLQWLLTENVTADVVRAQALSSVQGVAPDGTDIRLIIHEVAVTDLCPAGPIQAVEIQVESSSLDNMCRTHHAVIRRMQKMVMEQAAWGSSPLDLRVQYLQQIQANHETLLWEVQTLRDRLCTEDKASSCATAERLLQVYKQLRSPSFLLL; this comes from the exons ATGGCCGGTCTCGCGCCGCGCGTCGACTACTTGACGGGCTTCAGCTGCCCGGTCGCGGGCCCGGCGGGGGGCAAGCCCCACGTGCTGTGCCTCGGGGCGGAGATTTTTCTTTCCACCGGGAGGGAGCTGGTCTATGTCTACGATCTGGAGGGGAGGCAGCTGACC GCGGTGTACCGGTTACCTGCTCCGGTGTGGCACCTGGAGGTCCTGGCCCTTCGCAGGGTGCTCTACATTCTGTGCGCCCAGAGGGGCATCTATTGCTTGTCTTTGGACCAGGCGAGCAG GTCTGTGAACCAGAGTGATAGGGACGACGAGGACAGTGAACCTCCTGTTGTGATCCCCGTGGACCCAGACACCTGTGTCCTCCCTGATGCCACATTGTGCGCTTTCACTGTTCTGGACCATGTACTCATCACGCTGGCACAGGGCCCCACCCTGTGGAAGATGCAACTGTTTGAGTGTCCCTGCCCTGGAGAGGACCCTAGGCCCCCATGCCAGATTGGCGAGGTGGAGCTGTCCACCTACACACCCCCAGCTGGGAGCCCGCAAAAGCCTACAGTCCCCTGCTTCCTCCCAGTGTTGTATTCTGTGTCACCACCACCAGGCTCCAGGTACCCGCACAGCCACCTGCAGTGTCCCAGGGGCTTTATGCTGGAGAGGGCTCTCTTTGGGCTACTCTTTGGAACTGATGCTTCCATCCTGGAATCACCCGTGATCCTCTGTGGCCTCCCTGATGGCCAGCTCTGCTCTGTGGTTCTAAAGACCCTGGTCACCTCCAGGTTGGCCCCTGGTGGCCCGAATGCCCTTGTCAGGATTCTCCATCACCTGGAGGAGCCTGTCATCTTCATCGGGACCTTGAGGACTGAGCCACTGGCAGAGGACATAGAGGATGCATACTCTGACTGCTTGGTGGCACTCGGTCACCATGGCCGGACACTGGCTGTCAAGGCCAGCTGGGATGAGGCGGGAAATCTGGTGCCAGAGCTGAGGGAGTACTGCCTGCCAGGGCCTGTGCTTTGTGCAACCTGTGGCAGGGATGGCCGTGTGTACCACACCACCCCCTCCAACCTCTGTGTGGTAGACCTGGCTCAGGGAGGCACCTCCCAGGATCCGGCACAGCCTGACAGCCCAGGAGGCCTACCGTCTCTGCTTTGTccagccagcttgagtgtgtgcaGCATCATCACCCTCTCACTGTTGGCCAGGTCACCTGAAG GTAGCACTGAGCTACTGGCCTTGTCTGCCAAAGGCCGCCTGATGACCTGCAGCTTGGATCTGAACTCTGAGACACCTCGCCCCACCACAGTGATCATGGCAAACATGGGCCAGAAAATCAAGGACTTGCTCTGTGGAATCGGCACCATCTCTGAGAG AGTATCTTCTCTAAAGAAGTCTGTTGATCAGCGCAACAGGGCCCTGTCGTGTCTCAATGAAGCTATGAATGTCAGCTGTGCCCTACTGTCCGGACGGGAGGGCCTTCAGCCTATCTCATGCACAACTACCACCTCCTGGAGCCGCCGGGAGCTACAGGATGTGCTGACCGCCACCTGCCGACTGGAGAACAACAGCTTCCGCCTGGACCAGGGCTGGGCCCTGTGCATCCAGGTGCTGCCCCACACCTACACCTCAGACCCGGACTTGGTGGGCTTAGCCGTGACCTACACCATCCCCGTGGACCAACTTGGCCCTGGTGGTCAACAGGAGGTGACGCTGCCCCTGGGCCCTGATGAGGACAGCATGCTCAATCTTCCTGTTACCGTGTCCTGTGCACTCTTCCACAGCCTCAGGAAGGTTGTGGGTGGGGCCCTGGTCCCATCTGATTCCTACAAGGACCCATCCTTAGATGGGTGTACTCTCGATGTCCTGCCAGAGCAGGAAGGCATCTGCTTGCCCTTGAGTGAGTACACAGTGGACATGCTTCAGGGCTTGCGTTTCCCTGGCCTCGCTGAGTCCCACACACAGTCCCCTGGTTCATTCCACTCTGTCAGCGATCCCTTAAACACCTTCCTGGACACTTGCCACAGACCTGGCAGCGATCCGTCAGGACCCGACTCCCTGTGGGCGAAGTACCGGCCCCCCTCTGTGGCTGCCATTAGGGTGTCAGCAGACCTGCTCAGAGCTGCCTTGAGTGACAGTTACTCAG GCATGTCCCTGTGCTGTGCCACcctgcagtggctcctcactgaGAATGTGACAGCAGATGTTGTGAGAGCTCAAGCACTGTCCTCTGTCCAGGGAGTGGCCCCAGATGGCACTGACATCCGTCTCATCATCCACGAG GTGGCTGTAACCGACTTGTGCCCAGCAGGGCCCATCCAGGCTGTGGAGATCCAAGTGGAGAGCTCCTCTCTGGACAACATGTGCAGGACCCACCACGCTGTTATCAGACGTATGCAG AAGATGGTCATGGAGCAGGCTGCTTGGGGCTCCAGCCCACTTGACCTCCGTGTGCAGTATCTTCAGCAGATCCAGGCCAACCATGAG ACACTGCTGTGGGAGGTGCAGACCCTACGTGACCGGCTGTGCACGGAGGACAAGGCCAGCTCGTGTGCCACTGCTGAGAGGCTCCTACAGGTGTACAAGCAGCTTCGCAGccccagcttcctcctgctgTGA
- the FAAP100 gene encoding Fanconi anemia core complex-associated protein 100 isoform X6, which yields MAGLAPRVDYLTGFSCPVAGPAGGKPHVLCLGAEIFLSTGRELVYVYDLEGRQLTAVYRLPAPVWHLEVLALRRVLYILCAQRGIYCLSLDQASRSVNQSDRDDEDSEPPVVIPVDPDTCVLPDATLCAFTVLDHVLITLAQGPTLWKMQLFECPCPGEDPRPPCQIGEVELSTYTPPAGSPQKPTVPCFLPVLYSVSPPPGSRYPHSHLQCPRGFMLERALFGLLFGTDASILESPVILCGLPDGQLCSVVLKTLVTSRLAPGGPNALVRILHHLEEPVIFIGTLRTEPLAEDIEDAYSDCLVALGHHGRTLAVKASWDEAGNLVPELREYCLPGPVLCATCGRDGRVYHTTPSNLCVVDLAQGGTSQDPAQPDSPGGLPSLLCPASLSVCSIITLSLLARSPEGSTELLALSAKGRLMTCSLDLNSETPRPTTVIMANMGQKIKDLLCGIGTISERVSSLKKSVDQRNRALSCLNEAMNVSCALLSGREGLQPISCTTTTSWSRRELQDVLTATCRLENNSFRLDQGWALCIQVLPHTYTSDPDLVGLAVTYTIPVDQLGPGGQQEVTLPLGPDEDSMLNLPVTVSCALFHSLRKVVGGALVPSDSYKDPSLDGCTLDVLPEQEGICLPLSEYTVDMLQGLRFPGLAESHTQSPGSFHSVSDPLNTFLDTCHRPGSDPSGPDSLWAKYRPPSVAAIRVSADLLRAALSDSYSGGCNRLVPSRAHPGCGDPSGELLSGQHVQDPPRCYQTYAEDGHGAGCLGLQPT from the exons ATGGCCGGTCTCGCGCCGCGCGTCGACTACTTGACGGGCTTCAGCTGCCCGGTCGCGGGCCCGGCGGGGGGCAAGCCCCACGTGCTGTGCCTCGGGGCGGAGATTTTTCTTTCCACCGGGAGGGAGCTGGTCTATGTCTACGATCTGGAGGGGAGGCAGCTGACC GCGGTGTACCGGTTACCTGCTCCGGTGTGGCACCTGGAGGTCCTGGCCCTTCGCAGGGTGCTCTACATTCTGTGCGCCCAGAGGGGCATCTATTGCTTGTCTTTGGACCAGGCGAGCAG GTCTGTGAACCAGAGTGATAGGGACGACGAGGACAGTGAACCTCCTGTTGTGATCCCCGTGGACCCAGACACCTGTGTCCTCCCTGATGCCACATTGTGCGCTTTCACTGTTCTGGACCATGTACTCATCACGCTGGCACAGGGCCCCACCCTGTGGAAGATGCAACTGTTTGAGTGTCCCTGCCCTGGAGAGGACCCTAGGCCCCCATGCCAGATTGGCGAGGTGGAGCTGTCCACCTACACACCCCCAGCTGGGAGCCCGCAAAAGCCTACAGTCCCCTGCTTCCTCCCAGTGTTGTATTCTGTGTCACCACCACCAGGCTCCAGGTACCCGCACAGCCACCTGCAGTGTCCCAGGGGCTTTATGCTGGAGAGGGCTCTCTTTGGGCTACTCTTTGGAACTGATGCTTCCATCCTGGAATCACCCGTGATCCTCTGTGGCCTCCCTGATGGCCAGCTCTGCTCTGTGGTTCTAAAGACCCTGGTCACCTCCAGGTTGGCCCCTGGTGGCCCGAATGCCCTTGTCAGGATTCTCCATCACCTGGAGGAGCCTGTCATCTTCATCGGGACCTTGAGGACTGAGCCACTGGCAGAGGACATAGAGGATGCATACTCTGACTGCTTGGTGGCACTCGGTCACCATGGCCGGACACTGGCTGTCAAGGCCAGCTGGGATGAGGCGGGAAATCTGGTGCCAGAGCTGAGGGAGTACTGCCTGCCAGGGCCTGTGCTTTGTGCAACCTGTGGCAGGGATGGCCGTGTGTACCACACCACCCCCTCCAACCTCTGTGTGGTAGACCTGGCTCAGGGAGGCACCTCCCAGGATCCGGCACAGCCTGACAGCCCAGGAGGCCTACCGTCTCTGCTTTGTccagccagcttgagtgtgtgcaGCATCATCACCCTCTCACTGTTGGCCAGGTCACCTGAAG GTAGCACTGAGCTACTGGCCTTGTCTGCCAAAGGCCGCCTGATGACCTGCAGCTTGGATCTGAACTCTGAGACACCTCGCCCCACCACAGTGATCATGGCAAACATGGGCCAGAAAATCAAGGACTTGCTCTGTGGAATCGGCACCATCTCTGAGAG AGTATCTTCTCTAAAGAAGTCTGTTGATCAGCGCAACAGGGCCCTGTCGTGTCTCAATGAAGCTATGAATGTCAGCTGTGCCCTACTGTCCGGACGGGAGGGCCTTCAGCCTATCTCATGCACAACTACCACCTCCTGGAGCCGCCGGGAGCTACAGGATGTGCTGACCGCCACCTGCCGACTGGAGAACAACAGCTTCCGCCTGGACCAGGGCTGGGCCCTGTGCATCCAGGTGCTGCCCCACACCTACACCTCAGACCCGGACTTGGTGGGCTTAGCCGTGACCTACACCATCCCCGTGGACCAACTTGGCCCTGGTGGTCAACAGGAGGTGACGCTGCCCCTGGGCCCTGATGAGGACAGCATGCTCAATCTTCCTGTTACCGTGTCCTGTGCACTCTTCCACAGCCTCAGGAAGGTTGTGGGTGGGGCCCTGGTCCCATCTGATTCCTACAAGGACCCATCCTTAGATGGGTGTACTCTCGATGTCCTGCCAGAGCAGGAAGGCATCTGCTTGCCCTTGAGTGAGTACACAGTGGACATGCTTCAGGGCTTGCGTTTCCCTGGCCTCGCTGAGTCCCACACACAGTCCCCTGGTTCATTCCACTCTGTCAGCGATCCCTTAAACACCTTCCTGGACACTTGCCACAGACCTGGCAGCGATCCGTCAGGACCCGACTCCCTGTGGGCGAAGTACCGGCCCCCCTCTGTGGCTGCCATTAGGGTGTCAGCAGACCTGCTCAGAGCTGCCTTGAGTGACAGTTACTCAG GTGGCTGTAACCGACTTGTGCCCAGCAGGGCCCATCCAGGCTGTGGAGATCCAAGTGGAGAGCTCCTCTCTGGACAACATGTGCAGGACCCACCACGCTGTTATCAGACGTATGCAG AAGATGGTCATGGAGCAGGCTGCTTGGGGCTCCAGCCCACTTGA